A single Tenacibaculum sp. 190524A02b DNA region contains:
- a CDS encoding formimidoylglutamase, translating to MNVDFFSPINDSVVSHVMSQPSMVLGKIVELYTKENGWPDLSDVRLAVIGVAEGRGTNQYNCDEGLYHIRKQLYSLYAGNWHSKIVDLGDIEQGATIQDTYFALSSIITSLLKQNIIPIVIGGSQDLTYAVYRAYDALEQTVNLVSVDSRFDIGSSEESLLSRSFLSKVIMEEPNNLFNYSNIGYQTYFNSQEEIGLLDKLYFDAYRLGEVKDITLVEPILRDADIVSIDIGCVRQSEAPGNENASPNGFYGEDLCAIARYAGISDKVSSFGVYEYSSTLDNNNQTSKLIAQAIWYFIEGVNYRANDYPYATKESYQKYTVVLEDDDPLNFYKSDKSGRWWMEINLISNNKHKRHALIPCNYRDYEQALNHKIPKRWFKALQKLT from the coding sequence ATGAATGTTGATTTTTTCTCACCGATTAATGACTCGGTAGTATCACATGTTATGTCGCAACCATCAATGGTTTTAGGAAAAATCGTTGAGCTTTACACAAAAGAAAATGGTTGGCCTGATTTATCAGATGTCAGGTTAGCTGTGATAGGAGTTGCTGAAGGAAGAGGGACAAATCAATATAATTGCGATGAAGGGTTATATCACATAAGAAAACAATTGTATTCATTGTATGCAGGGAATTGGCATTCAAAAATTGTTGACTTAGGAGATATAGAACAAGGAGCGACAATACAAGATACATATTTTGCCTTGTCCTCAATTATAACTTCACTGCTAAAACAAAACATCATACCTATTGTAATTGGAGGGAGTCAGGATTTGACCTATGCTGTGTATAGAGCATATGACGCTTTAGAACAAACTGTAAATCTAGTATCTGTAGATAGTAGATTTGATATTGGTAGTTCTGAAGAGAGTCTGTTGTCAAGATCTTTTTTGAGTAAAGTAATAATGGAAGAACCCAATAATTTATTTAATTACAGTAATATTGGGTACCAAACATATTTTAATTCACAAGAAGAAATTGGACTTTTGGATAAGTTATATTTTGACGCCTATCGATTAGGGGAAGTAAAAGATATAACTCTGGTTGAGCCAATATTGAGAGATGCAGATATCGTTAGTATAGATATTGGTTGTGTTAGGCAAAGTGAAGCCCCGGGAAATGAAAATGCATCACCTAATGGATTTTATGGTGAAGATTTATGCGCAATAGCAAGATATGCAGGGATAAGTGACAAAGTTAGCTCTTTTGGTGTCTATGAATATAGTAGCACTTTAGATAATAATAATCAAACATCTAAGTTAATAGCACAAGCTATATGGTATTTTATAGAAGGAGTTAACTATAGAGCTAATGATTATCCATACGCAACAAAGGAGAGTTATCAGAAATATACAGTAGTATTGGAAGATGATGATCCATTAAACTTTTATAAAAGTGATAAAAGTGGGCGTTGGTGGATGGAAATAAATTTAATATCGAATAATAAACACAAAAGACATGCGTTAATACCATGTAACTATCGGGATTATGAACAAGCATTGAATCATAAAATACCGAAAAGATGGTTTAAAGCATTGCAAAAACTTACGTAA
- the gldK gene encoding gliding motility lipoprotein GldK, translating into MKKLAAFALLVSIVYACGGSGGDRGELVGEKSKRKWFAEKPYGMAKIPGGSFTMGKQDEDPLGAMNAPTKTVTVQPFYMDESEITNSEYKQFVVWVRDSITRTKLAYQAEFASGGDEGAEGDKATGIQLYAFASKDTVNESPYDKYMRENYYEVGEGLDSLKPLNWEEDIIWEQSEFPDEDYVEVMDSLYIKKDEALNGIRTFNTDLLNYRYYWFDNEMAARSGKNRKEFMKDEVLNIYPDTTVWIKDFNYSYNDPMHQEYFAHKAYENYPVVGVTWKQAKAFCHWRTKNKNRYQRSKKKLGLVPAFRLPTEAEWEYAARGGLNYAKYPWGGPSTTSDRGCFLANFKPVRGDYAADGALYTVEAESYNPNEYGLYNMAGNVAEWTNTAYNQMSYYMGSTMNPNVENRENRRKIIRGGSWKDVAYFLEVSSRDWEYADTARSYIGFRTVQDYLGTNKSK; encoded by the coding sequence ATGAAGAAATTAGCAGCATTTGCATTATTAGTATCTATCGTTTACGCCTGTGGTGGTTCAGGAGGTGATAGAGGAGAGTTAGTAGGAGAAAAGTCAAAAAGAAAATGGTTTGCTGAAAAACCATATGGAATGGCTAAGATACCTGGAGGTTCTTTTACAATGGGTAAACAGGATGAAGATCCGTTAGGAGCAATGAATGCACCAACTAAAACGGTTACTGTACAGCCGTTTTATATGGATGAGTCAGAAATAACAAACAGCGAGTACAAACAGTTTGTTGTTTGGGTAAGAGATTCCATTACAAGAACAAAACTAGCATACCAAGCAGAATTTGCTTCTGGAGGAGATGAAGGAGCTGAAGGAGATAAGGCTACAGGTATTCAATTATATGCTTTTGCTTCTAAAGATACGGTGAATGAGAGTCCTTACGATAAATATATGCGTGAAAATTACTACGAAGTAGGTGAAGGACTGGATTCTTTAAAACCTTTAAATTGGGAGGAAGATATTATTTGGGAGCAAAGTGAATTTCCAGATGAAGATTACGTTGAAGTAATGGATTCATTATATATAAAAAAGGATGAAGCCTTAAATGGTATTAGGACTTTTAATACAGATTTATTAAATTACAGGTATTATTGGTTTGATAATGAAATGGCTGCTAGGTCTGGAAAGAATAGAAAAGAATTCATGAAAGATGAAGTGTTAAATATTTATCCAGATACCACAGTATGGATTAAAGATTTTAACTATTCATATAATGATCCAATGCACCAAGAATATTTTGCACACAAAGCTTATGAAAACTATCCAGTAGTAGGTGTTACATGGAAACAAGCAAAAGCTTTTTGTCATTGGAGAACAAAAAATAAAAATAGATACCAACGTTCAAAGAAAAAATTAGGTTTAGTACCAGCTTTTAGATTACCAACTGAAGCAGAGTGGGAGTATGCAGCACGTGGAGGATTGAATTACGCTAAGTATCCTTGGGGAGGTCCAAGTACAACTAGTGATAGAGGTTGCTTCTTAGCGAATTTTAAACCAGTTCGTGGAGATTATGCAGCAGATGGCGCTTTATATACTGTAGAAGCAGAATCTTATAACCCTAATGAATACGGCTTGTACAATATGGCAGGAAATGTGGCTGAATGGACAAATACAGCATACAACCAAATGTCTTATTACATGGGGTCAACAATGAATCCTAACGTAGAGAATAGAGAAAATAGAAGAAAAATAATCCGTGGAGGATCTTGGAAAGATGTAGCGTATTTCTTAGAAGTAAGTTCAAGAGATTGGGAATATGCAGATACAGCAAGAAGTTACATTGGGTTTAGAACAGTTCAAGATTATTTAGGAACAAATAAAAGTAAATAA
- the gldL gene encoding gliding motility protein GldL produces MAQSKSTKKLFNLAYGLGAAIVILGALFKILHWPFGNEMLMAGMITEALVFALSAFEPVEEDLDWTKVYPELAGGSTSRKGKKEASPDEAQSMLSQKLDNILKEAKLDANLISSLGDSIKNFQGAAEGLTATSTTVSSTNQYNEQMSMAAAKLESLNGLYATQVENASKQADLNSALVENSQRLQEQMDSLATNLSSLNGVYGGMLSAMSNK; encoded by the coding sequence ATGGCACAATCGAAATCAACTAAGAAATTATTTAATCTAGCGTACGGTCTAGGAGCGGCAATTGTAATTTTAGGAGCGTTATTCAAAATTTTACACTGGCCCTTTGGAAACGAAATGCTAATGGCTGGTATGATTACAGAAGCATTAGTATTTGCTTTATCTGCATTTGAACCAGTAGAAGAAGATTTAGATTGGACTAAAGTATATCCTGAATTAGCTGGTGGATCAACATCTAGAAAAGGTAAAAAAGAAGCCTCTCCAGATGAAGCACAAAGTATGTTATCTCAAAAATTAGATAATATTTTAAAAGAAGCTAAATTAGATGCAAATTTAATTTCAAGTTTAGGTGATAGTATTAAAAACTTCCAAGGAGCTGCTGAAGGATTAACAGCTACTTCTACTACGGTTTCTTCAACTAATCAATATAATGAGCAAATGTCTATGGCTGCTGCTAAGTTAGAGTCTTTAAACGGTTTATATGCTACTCAAGTAGAAAATGCTAGTAAACAAGCAGATTTAAACTCTGCATTAGTAGAAAACTCTCAGCGTTTACAAGAGCAAATGGATTCATTAGCTACAAACTTATCTTCATTAAATGGAGTATATGGAGGTATGTTATCTGCAATGTCTAATAAATAA
- the gldM gene encoding gliding motility protein GldM yields the protein MAGGKLSPRQKMINLMYLVFIAMLAMNMSKEVLSAFGLMNEKLTEANQKASEKNKLGYEALAQKASEQALQYGEAKAKTDELKVLANELYAYIEDLKSKMTADVKDPKKYESMDKSKFLDVYFFKGGKISSEGKEFVSKIEAFRDQAAKLLEGKEVADVILDRFNTDKEENKDKKKVEWLKYHYEGFPLIASLTKLTQIQADIKATESDALSSLLQKELSAAVSMTNYDAMVVFEKNAYYPGEKLSGKIVLGKNDPNLTAEKVILNGKEMSEDKIQAGQVILDGPAGAVGDKELKGEFHFKEGDSTVVIPIKGGYSVIPKPNEAVISADKMNVVYRGLTNPLTISIPGIPGNKVNASAPGLRRVKGNSYAMNPGKGGEVTIRVSGKLPSGVTVSSNKKFRIKDIPPAVGMVRNQYGTVKMPKASVANVSVAAGLPDFLFDLKLNVSSFKIKIPGQVTIPVNGTRLSARARKALGRARRNDVISIFDIKASVSGSNYKIRKVLPVNIEITN from the coding sequence ATGGCAGGAGGAAAACTATCACCAAGGCAAAAGATGATTAACCTGATGTATCTTGTATTCATTGCAATGTTAGCAATGAACATGAGTAAAGAGGTTTTATCAGCTTTTGGATTAATGAACGAAAAATTAACTGAAGCTAATCAAAAAGCTTCAGAGAAAAATAAGCTAGGTTATGAAGCCTTAGCACAAAAAGCGTCAGAACAAGCTTTGCAATATGGAGAAGCTAAAGCAAAAACTGACGAGTTAAAGGTATTAGCTAATGAGTTATATGCATACATTGAGGATTTAAAATCTAAAATGACAGCAGATGTTAAGGACCCTAAGAAGTACGAGTCTATGGATAAATCTAAGTTTTTAGATGTGTACTTTTTTAAAGGAGGTAAAATTTCTTCTGAAGGAAAGGAATTTGTGTCTAAAATAGAGGCATTCAGAGATCAAGCAGCTAAATTATTAGAAGGGAAAGAAGTAGCAGATGTTATTTTAGATCGTTTTAATACAGATAAAGAAGAAAACAAGGATAAGAAGAAAGTTGAATGGTTAAAGTATCACTATGAAGGGTTCCCTTTAATAGCTTCTTTAACTAAGTTAACTCAAATTCAAGCTGATATTAAAGCTACGGAATCTGATGCTTTAAGTTCGTTGTTACAAAAAGAATTATCTGCAGCTGTGTCTATGACAAACTATGATGCAATGGTTGTATTTGAAAAGAATGCATATTATCCTGGAGAAAAATTATCAGGTAAAATTGTATTAGGTAAAAATGACCCTAACTTAACTGCTGAGAAAGTTATTCTTAACGGTAAAGAAATGTCTGAAGATAAAATTCAAGCAGGTCAAGTAATTTTAGATGGTCCAGCAGGAGCAGTTGGTGACAAAGAGTTAAAAGGAGAATTCCATTTTAAAGAAGGAGATTCTACTGTTGTAATTCCAATTAAAGGAGGTTATTCAGTAATTCCTAAGCCAAATGAAGCTGTTATCTCTGCTGATAAAATGAATGTTGTTTATCGTGGTTTAACAAATCCATTAACAATATCTATCCCTGGGATTCCTGGTAATAAAGTTAATGCGAGTGCTCCTGGATTAAGAAGAGTAAAAGGCAATAGTTATGCAATGAATCCTGGAAAAGGAGGAGAAGTAACTATTAGAGTTAGTGGTAAATTACCTAGTGGTGTAACAGTAAGTTCTAACAAAAAGTTTAGAATTAAAGATATTCCACCAGCAGTAGGTATGGTTCGTAACCAATATGGAACTGTTAAGATGCCTAAAGCAAGTGTAGCTAATGTTAGCGTGGCGGCTGGATTACCAGACTTTTTATTTGATTTAAAATTAAATGTATCTAGCTTTAAAATAAAAATTCCTGGACAAGTTACAATACCTGTGAACGGAACACGTTTAAGTGCTAGAGCTAGAAAGGCTTTAGGTAGAGCACGAAGAAATGATGTAATATCTATTTTTGATATCAAAGCATCAGTATCAGGTTCAAACTATAAAATTAGAAAAGTTTTACCTGTAAATATTGAAATTACAAATTAA
- the gldN gene encoding gliding motility protein GldN has translation MNWKRFYLVALTLVVTSFASAQANLLNAKKVSEIGFKSEEQIASEDDRPLPYGHITDRDVLWSKVVWEYVDLNQKLNLPYYYPIDTTGAGNNRRSLFDSLLKGIRDGEIKEVYDDSYFTTRIGMEEIKQVTENERDDGYGNMDPYFIRSEDIRGYLLKGIWYFDKRQGELKYRMLAIAPMGPDVQVLGVEEIDDKDSVYELFWVFYPDARNTLHKSKVFNPLNSAQPISYDNLLNARRFNSTIVKEENLYGDREIKDYIRGNSLFQLLEANRIKEGIRDREMDMWNY, from the coding sequence ATGAATTGGAAGCGTTTTTATTTGGTTGCACTAACACTTGTAGTAACAAGTTTTGCAAGTGCACAGGCAAACCTTTTAAATGCTAAAAAGGTAAGCGAAATTGGATTTAAATCTGAAGAACAAATAGCTTCAGAAGATGATAGACCTTTGCCTTATGGGCATATTACAGATAGAGATGTATTATGGTCAAAAGTTGTATGGGAGTATGTAGACTTAAATCAAAAGTTAAATTTACCTTATTATTATCCAATTGATACGACTGGAGCAGGAAATAACAGACGTTCTTTATTTGATTCTTTATTAAAAGGAATTAGAGATGGTGAAATAAAAGAAGTATATGATGATTCTTATTTTACCACAAGAATTGGAATGGAGGAGATAAAACAAGTGACAGAAAATGAACGTGATGATGGGTATGGTAATATGGATCCGTATTTTATTAGATCTGAGGATATTAGAGGGTACTTGTTAAAAGGTATTTGGTATTTTGATAAGCGTCAAGGTGAGTTAAAATATCGTATGTTGGCTATTGCTCCAATGGGACCTGATGTGCAAGTTTTAGGAGTTGAGGAAATAGATGATAAAGATAGTGTGTATGAATTGTTTTGGGTTTTCTATCCAGATGCTAGAAATACATTACACAAGTCTAAAGTATTCAATCCATTGAATTCTGCTCAACCCATATCTTATGATAACTTATTAAATGCACGTAGATTTAATTCTACTATTGTAAAGGAAGAAAACCTTTATGGAGATAGAGAAATTAAAGATTATATACGTGGAAACTCGTTATTCCAATTGCTTGAAGCAAACAGAATTAAAGAAGGAATTCGAGATAGAGAAATGGATATGTGGAATTATTAA
- a CDS encoding FAD-binding oxidoreductase, with protein sequence MREVDYIIVGLGLAGLAFVEKLLENNLSFVVFEDASEVSSIVAGGVYNPVILKRFTPAWNGHKQLVYALPFYEKIEKRLQVNFDTKFTTRKVFNSISDQNNWFTALDKPNLSLYMKSDILRDTLEGVYGDFGFGELEGTGKIDTKLLLDSYKKDLEEKGNLISESFVYDNLKIEKELLNYENIKAKKIVFSEGYGLKRNPYFNYLPLMGTKGETLTIIAPDLNIDFLLKSSVFVLPLGNDKYKVGATFNWTDKTSLPTEEGKEELVKKLEKVISVPYKIIEQSAGIRPTIKDRKPLVGKHPEYENLAILNGLGTRGVMIAPTIANNLFNHLESGIALDKEINITRFQQKTT encoded by the coding sequence ATGAGAGAAGTTGATTATATAATTGTAGGGTTAGGACTAGCTGGTTTAGCTTTTGTAGAAAAGTTATTAGAAAATAATTTAAGTTTTGTAGTTTTTGAAGATGCCTCAGAGGTTTCCTCAATAGTTGCTGGAGGTGTATACAATCCTGTCATCTTAAAAAGGTTTACACCAGCGTGGAATGGTCATAAGCAATTAGTATATGCATTACCTTTTTATGAAAAAATAGAAAAGAGATTACAAGTAAATTTTGATACTAAGTTTACAACAAGAAAGGTTTTTAACTCCATTTCAGACCAAAATAATTGGTTTACTGCTTTAGATAAACCTAATTTGTCATTATATATGAAGTCTGATATATTAAGAGATACTTTGGAAGGAGTATATGGTGATTTTGGTTTTGGAGAACTAGAGGGAACTGGAAAAATTGATACAAAACTTTTATTGGACAGCTATAAAAAAGATTTAGAAGAAAAAGGAAATTTAATTAGTGAAAGTTTTGTTTATGATAATTTAAAAATAGAAAAAGAACTATTGAATTATGAAAATATAAAAGCTAAAAAAATTGTTTTTAGCGAAGGTTATGGTTTAAAAAGAAATCCTTATTTCAATTACTTACCTTTAATGGGAACCAAAGGAGAGACGTTAACTATTATAGCTCCTGATTTAAATATTGACTTTTTATTAAAATCTAGTGTTTTTGTTTTGCCTTTAGGAAATGATAAATATAAAGTAGGAGCCACTTTTAATTGGACGGATAAAACTTCTTTACCAACAGAAGAAGGAAAAGAAGAACTAGTTAAAAAGCTAGAAAAAGTAATTTCAGTGCCTTATAAAATTATAGAGCAATCTGCAGGAATTAGACCTACAATAAAAGATAGAAAACCTTTAGTAGGAAAACATCCAGAATATGAAAATTTAGCAATTTTAAATGGATTAGGGACAAGAGGCGTCATGATAGCGCCAACTATTGCAAACAATCTGTTTAATCACCTAGAAAGCGGAATAGCTTTAGATAAAGAAATAAACATTACACGTTTTCAACAAAAAACAACCTAA
- a CDS encoding response regulator transcription factor, with protein sequence MKPSIYIADDHPILIKGLKDLLIEKEYNIVGTGNNGKSALNFLLKNQPSIAILDVEMPQLTGIEIAKECLKQNIDSKIILITLHKEVQLYLQAKKCNIYGYILKEFALEEIDLCIRSVLNNTPFFSQKIKNALNFTEDNENVLKEFTLAERRILKLVSEHKTNKEIGRLLFLSPRTIEKYRSKIILKLDLLPKTGALLLWTQKNKHLFT encoded by the coding sequence ATGAAACCAAGTATTTACATAGCTGATGACCATCCTATTTTAATTAAAGGTCTGAAAGATTTATTAATAGAAAAAGAATACAATATTGTTGGTACTGGAAATAATGGTAAATCTGCCTTAAATTTTCTATTAAAAAATCAACCTTCAATAGCTATTCTAGATGTTGAAATGCCCCAATTAACAGGTATAGAAATAGCTAAAGAATGTTTAAAACAAAATATAGATTCTAAAATTATTTTAATAACACTTCATAAAGAAGTTCAACTATATCTACAAGCTAAGAAATGTAATATTTATGGATATATTTTGAAAGAATTTGCTTTGGAAGAAATTGATTTGTGTATAAGGTCTGTCCTTAATAATACACCATTTTTTAGCCAGAAAATTAAAAATGCACTGAACTTTACTGAAGATAATGAAAATGTTTTAAAAGAGTTTACACTTGCTGAAAGAAGGATTTTAAAATTAGTTTCAGAACACAAAACGAATAAAGAAATTGGACGCCTCTTATTTTTATCTCCTAGAACTATTGAAAAATATAGAAGTAAAATTATTTTAAAATTAGATTTACTTCCAAAAACTGGTGCTTTATTATTATGGACTCAAAAAAATAAACACTTATTTACGTAA